One Methanolinea sp. DNA window includes the following coding sequences:
- the dinB gene encoding DNA polymerase IV, whose protein sequence is MTGSQDGPIMHHGGEKGPRIIFHVDMDSFYASVEVRHHPDLAGKPVVIGADQHGGSGRGVVLTCSYEARRYGIRSAMPISRAYMLCPDAIFLPPRHSLYQETSARVMGILEGYADRFCQVSIDEAYLDITSCGDFEAAGRVGKMIKEEIRREEGLTCSIGVAPGKTIAKIASDAGKPDGLVVVPPERVEDFLSPLPVESIPGIGPKSARALHAMGIRTVRALREADVQALREILGRSAVTVRDLAAGIDDDEVRPAGHAKSISREQTFPPGSTGPREVLDTLLSLSDELCRELARENTLARTVTVKIRLGDFSTRTRSQTLPRPAREPAKIGKAVVELALPLLQEVAEIRLAGVRFSALSPGDPRQKTLEDFST, encoded by the coding sequence ATGACCGGGTCGCAGGACGGTCCGATAATGCACCATGGGGGAGAAAAGGGCCCGCGCATCATCTTCCACGTGGACATGGACAGCTTCTACGCTTCGGTCGAGGTGAGGCACCACCCAGACCTCGCCGGGAAACCCGTCGTCATAGGTGCCGACCAGCACGGGGGATCCGGCCGGGGCGTTGTCCTCACGTGTTCCTATGAGGCGCGGCGCTACGGCATTCGCTCCGCGATGCCCATCTCCCGCGCGTACATGCTGTGCCCGGACGCGATCTTCCTGCCGCCGCGGCACTCGCTCTACCAGGAGACGTCCGCGAGAGTCATGGGCATCCTCGAGGGATATGCCGACCGGTTCTGCCAGGTGAGCATCGACGAGGCGTACCTCGACATCACGTCGTGCGGGGATTTCGAGGCGGCCGGGCGCGTGGGGAAGATGATAAAGGAAGAGATTCGGAGGGAGGAAGGCCTCACGTGCTCGATCGGCGTCGCGCCCGGGAAGACCATCGCGAAGATCGCGTCCGACGCGGGGAAACCTGACGGGCTGGTTGTCGTGCCCCCGGAGAGGGTGGAGGATTTCCTCTCCCCGCTCCCCGTGGAGAGTATTCCGGGAATCGGCCCGAAGTCAGCGAGGGCACTCCACGCGATGGGGATACGGACGGTGCGCGCCCTGCGGGAGGCGGACGTGCAGGCACTGCGGGAGATCCTCGGGAGGTCAGCGGTCACGGTCAGGGACCTCGCGGCAGGAATCGACGACGACGAAGTGAGGCCGGCAGGCCACGCGAAGTCCATCAGCCGCGAACAGACCTTCCCCCCGGGATCGACGGGTCCCCGGGAGGTCCTCGACACCCTCCTCTCCCTCTCCGACGAGTTGTGCCGGGAACTCGCCCGCGAGAATACCCTCGCGAGGACGGTCACCGTGAAGATCCGCCTCGGGGATTTTTCCACGCGTACCCGGTCACAGACGCTCCCCCGGCCGGCACGCGAGCCGGCGAAGATCGGGAAGGCCGTGGTGGAGCTCGCGCTCCCCCTCCTGCAGGAGGTAGCGGAAATAAGGCTCGCGGGCGTGCGGTTCTCCGCGCTCTCGCCCGGTGACCCGAGGCAAAAGACACTCGAGGATTTCAGCACCTAA
- a CDS encoding nuclear transport factor 2 family protein, translated as MPASPQTCLQVIDTVDAFARCLGRGDVATATGYLDGRVSFIVPWTTGILRGSDTVGAYLAREAWRFRNIRLSGIEVDAVGTVAWVSGYFHAVPGAGAQGEAGHVTFVLAGTGHAWVIAHVHFSCPLGSARGGREKQG; from the coding sequence ATGCCCGCGAGCCCTCAGACCTGCCTGCAGGTCATCGACACCGTGGACGCGTTCGCAAGGTGCCTCGGGAGGGGCGACGTCGCCACCGCGACCGGCTACCTCGACGGGAGGGTCTCGTTCATCGTCCCGTGGACGACCGGTATCCTCCGCGGCTCGGACACCGTCGGGGCGTACCTCGCGAGAGAAGCATGGAGATTCAGGAATATCAGGCTGTCCGGCATCGAGGTCGACGCGGTGGGGACGGTCGCGTGGGTGTCGGGGTACTTCCACGCGGTACCGGGAGCCGGCGCGCAGGGGGAGGCGGGGCACGTCACGTTCGTTCTCGCGGGCACGGGCCACGCGTGGGTGATTGCCCACGTCCACTTCTCCTGTCCCCTCGGTTCTGCACGCGGGGGCAGGGAGAAACAGGGGTGA
- a CDS encoding agmatine deiminase family protein, translated as MVRIGLVQASACREVRENVERNIELAREALAKGARIVCFQELFCAPYFPQYHGVNAAPYAQKIPGPITGEFSRLAREGNAVFVLPLLEDGGEGKLYNSAVIVRQDGSLGQVYRKVHVPCDPLYYEKEYFAPGSDYVVEETPLGKIAVLICYDQWFPEAARAVALRGADIIFYPTALGTIRGMENPLEGDWREAWETVQRGHAIANGIHVAAVNRVGREGDICFFGSSFACDAFGNVLARAGEGEEALVVDVDFSMNALVREGWGFLGNRRPETYGSLVRQVSNFPGTLPAEAGYRMPAEWEPHQGVWLSWPFDNGTFPDLKSVERAYVEIVRALSGKERVYLLVRDTGMEERVCDLLARAGIGARSVRFLVYPYADVWFRDYGPTFLVHENRPSVAMVNWTFNAWGRKYPELECDDAVPAFLGGVLGIPSFSPGIVLEGGSIDTDGRGTLLTTEQCLLNSNRNPTLSRAEIEGKLAGFLGVSRFIWLRGGIAGDDTDGHVDDVARFVDPRTVVCALEEDPGEENYAVLQENYSILKGARAYDGSPLRVVPLPMPRLRGETLPASYTNFYVGNGVVLVPTFNDPADRRALEILTGLFPGRNVTGIDCSAMIEGMGAIHCVTQQFPSP; from the coding sequence ATGGTCCGGATAGGGCTCGTGCAGGCATCTGCCTGCAGGGAAGTCCGCGAAAACGTGGAGAGAAACATCGAACTCGCGAGGGAGGCGCTCGCGAAGGGGGCAAGGATCGTCTGTTTCCAGGAGCTCTTCTGCGCGCCCTACTTCCCCCAGTACCACGGGGTGAATGCCGCACCCTACGCCCAGAAGATCCCCGGTCCAATCACGGGGGAATTCTCGCGCCTCGCGCGTGAAGGAAACGCCGTCTTCGTCCTCCCCCTGCTCGAGGACGGAGGGGAGGGGAAACTCTACAATTCCGCGGTCATCGTGAGGCAGGACGGCAGTCTCGGGCAGGTCTACCGCAAGGTCCACGTCCCCTGCGATCCCCTCTACTACGAGAAGGAATACTTCGCACCGGGGTCCGACTACGTCGTGGAAGAGACGCCGCTAGGGAAGATCGCGGTGCTCATCTGCTACGACCAGTGGTTCCCCGAGGCGGCGAGGGCGGTCGCGCTGCGGGGAGCCGACATCATCTTCTACCCGACCGCACTCGGGACGATACGCGGCATGGAGAATCCGCTCGAGGGAGACTGGAGGGAGGCGTGGGAGACCGTCCAGAGGGGGCATGCCATCGCAAACGGCATCCACGTTGCCGCTGTCAACCGCGTCGGGCGCGAGGGGGATATCTGCTTCTTCGGCAGCTCGTTCGCCTGCGACGCGTTCGGGAACGTCCTCGCGCGCGCGGGGGAAGGGGAGGAAGCCCTCGTCGTGGACGTGGACTTCTCGATGAACGCGCTCGTGAGGGAAGGGTGGGGTTTCCTCGGTAACAGGCGACCGGAGACGTACGGGAGCCTCGTGAGACAGGTTTCCAATTTCCCCGGGACGCTCCCCGCAGAGGCAGGCTACAGGATGCCGGCGGAATGGGAACCGCACCAGGGGGTTTGGCTCTCGTGGCCGTTCGACAACGGGACGTTCCCGGACCTAAAATCCGTCGAGAGGGCTTACGTCGAGATCGTGAGGGCACTCTCGGGGAAGGAGAGGGTCTACCTCCTCGTCAGGGATACCGGGATGGAGGAGAGAGTCTGTGACCTCCTCGCGCGTGCGGGGATAGGCGCAAGATCGGTCAGGTTCCTCGTGTACCCGTACGCAGACGTGTGGTTCCGGGACTACGGACCGACCTTCCTCGTCCACGAGAACCGCCCGTCGGTCGCGATGGTGAACTGGACGTTCAACGCGTGGGGCAGGAAGTACCCCGAGCTCGAGTGCGACGACGCGGTCCCGGCATTCCTCGGGGGCGTGCTCGGCATCCCCTCCTTCTCCCCCGGGATCGTCCTCGAGGGGGGTTCCATTGACACCGACGGGAGGGGGACGCTCCTCACGACGGAACAGTGCCTCCTCAACTCCAACCGGAACCCGACCCTCTCGAGGGCGGAGATAGAAGGGAAACTTGCCGGATTCCTCGGCGTATCACGGTTCATCTGGCTCCGCGGGGGAATCGCGGGGGACGACACGGACGGGCACGTCGACGACGTCGCGCGTTTCGTGGACCCCCGCACGGTGGTCTGCGCCCTCGAGGAAGACCCCGGCGAGGAGAACTATGCCGTCCTCCAAGAGAACTATTCCATCCTGAAGGGAGCACGGGCGTACGACGGGAGCCCCCTGCGGGTCGTCCCGCTCCCCATGCCCCGCCTGCGCGGGGAGACTCTCCCGGCGAGCTACACGAATTTCTACGTGGGTAATGGGGTCGTCCTCGTCCCCACGTTCAACGACCCGGCCGACCGGAGAGCACTCGAGATCCTGACAGGGTTATTCCCCGGCAGGAACGTCACGGGCATCGACTGCTCCGCGATGATCGAGGGGATGGGAGCCATTCACTGCGTCACCCAGCAGTTCCCTTCCCCGTGA
- a CDS encoding histone deacetylase, whose translation MTTGLVFDREYLLHEQTPSHPERRERLVYTIDQFTEEGLFCHPKVRVIPPLPATREDVERVHHPEYLAFLEEASERGGFIDFDTIVPRGLFRSALLAAGGAVRAGVSVWNGECRNAFALVRPPGHHARAGTGAGFCYLNNMAIMVRHLQRAGAGRILVLDWDAHHGDGTQSIFSDDPSVLFTSIHQRPLYPGSGGIEELGEGPGLGYTVNMPVPPGTGDESYHYLFDTVIAPLAEEFSPDLVAISAGQDVHFTDPLAGLAVTARGYAELVRKTVHLAERICGGRVVAILEGGYSVEGGLPYTNLGIVAALAGLPLENIREPAVYDDLFLRAYDPSAHRRVEATAEKLRALLSPHWACFS comes from the coding sequence ATGACGACCGGGCTCGTCTTCGACCGAGAGTACCTCCTCCACGAGCAGACACCCTCACACCCCGAGAGGAGGGAGAGGCTCGTGTACACGATCGACCAGTTCACGGAAGAGGGTCTCTTCTGCCACCCGAAAGTCCGTGTCATCCCCCCATTGCCTGCCACGCGGGAGGACGTGGAGCGGGTTCACCACCCCGAGTACCTCGCGTTCCTCGAGGAAGCGAGCGAGAGAGGAGGTTTCATCGACTTTGACACGATCGTCCCGAGGGGACTCTTCCGGTCCGCCCTCCTCGCGGCGGGGGGCGCGGTGCGGGCTGGTGTCTCGGTGTGGAACGGGGAGTGCAGGAACGCGTTTGCCCTCGTGAGGCCACCCGGCCACCATGCCCGCGCGGGAACCGGCGCGGGTTTCTGTTACCTGAACAACATGGCGATCATGGTCCGCCACCTCCAGCGTGCGGGAGCGGGCAGGATCCTCGTCCTCGACTGGGACGCGCACCACGGCGACGGGACGCAGTCCATCTTCTCCGATGACCCTTCCGTGCTTTTCACCTCGATCCACCAGAGGCCGCTCTACCCGGGATCCGGGGGGATAGAGGAACTGGGCGAGGGCCCGGGCCTCGGGTACACCGTCAACATGCCGGTCCCGCCCGGGACCGGCGACGAGAGCTACCATTACCTCTTCGACACGGTGATTGCCCCCCTCGCGGAGGAGTTCTCCCCTGACCTCGTCGCGATCTCGGCCGGGCAGGACGTGCACTTCACCGACCCGCTCGCGGGACTCGCCGTGACCGCGCGGGGGTACGCGGAGCTCGTCAGGAAGACCGTTCACCTCGCGGAGAGGATCTGCGGCGGGAGGGTCGTTGCCATCCTCGAGGGGGGTTACAGTGTGGAGGGGGGGCTCCCCTACACGAACCTCGGCATCGTCGCGGCACTCGCGGGGCTTCCCCTCGAGAACATCCGCGAACCGGCCGTGTACGACGACCTCTTCCTGCGCGCGTACGACCCGTCGGCCCACCGGAGGGTGGAGGCGACCGCGGAGAAGCTGCGGGCCCTGCTCTCCCCGCACTGGGCATGCTTCTCCTGA
- a CDS encoding hydantoinase/oxoprolinase family protein gives MLIGMDVGGTNTDVAFVDGEVESEKVPNTAGIDAALDRVRRHGRLAVSTSTPLNVIVTRRERKVATVLMPGPGLLHGRGVRGAVNHCGDVVEEIDRDEVELFLRSNPADAVAIAGKFSVRNPALEEAAAEIARKYYPDEKVATSHPLAVLDFPARVATTRLNARIKEEVVRLCTVLSARKGDFLFFRGDGGLATPQSAVSDPSMLSHSSPAAAALGVHYLTGLSSCLVIDVGGTTTELIPLEGGIPRTQYLFDESERTVTRAVSADSIPYGGDSLVTEELEPRREGCALAFGGRAPTLTDALNVSGAEVGNHEASRVIPRRKAEEVIEWYCREVARHAAAHDFPVVAGCGFLAPYLVPEIARILKKPCVIPPHAGCANAIGVAVSRVSLTLHAHFDGLRKRVVMNGEVKSTGKVGDDDELVALCTEEVRRRALAAGAHPHDVDDVRLLYCVSYDVVRGSYRTARIADVAVQIAPGITAEAR, from the coding sequence ATGCTCATAGGAATGGATGTGGGCGGGACGAACACAGACGTCGCGTTCGTCGACGGGGAAGTGGAGTCCGAGAAGGTCCCCAACACCGCGGGAATCGATGCGGCACTCGACCGTGTCCGCCGGCACGGGAGGCTCGCGGTCAGCACCTCGACCCCCCTCAACGTGATCGTGACGAGGAGGGAGCGGAAGGTTGCAACGGTCCTCATGCCGGGACCCGGGCTCCTCCACGGGAGGGGCGTCCGGGGGGCAGTCAACCACTGCGGGGACGTCGTCGAGGAGATCGACAGGGACGAGGTCGAACTATTCCTACGGTCGAACCCCGCGGACGCGGTGGCAATCGCGGGGAAGTTCTCCGTGAGGAACCCGGCCCTCGAGGAGGCTGCCGCCGAGATCGCGAGGAAGTACTACCCGGACGAGAAGGTCGCGACGAGCCACCCGCTCGCCGTCCTTGATTTCCCTGCCCGGGTCGCGACGACGCGGTTGAACGCGAGGATCAAGGAGGAGGTCGTCCGGCTGTGCACGGTCCTCTCGGCGAGGAAGGGAGACTTCCTCTTTTTCAGGGGTGACGGGGGACTCGCAACCCCGCAGTCCGCCGTTTCGGATCCCTCCATGCTCTCCCACTCGAGTCCCGCCGCGGCAGCTCTCGGGGTGCACTACCTGACGGGGCTCTCCTCGTGCCTCGTCATCGACGTCGGCGGGACGACCACGGAGCTCATCCCCCTCGAGGGGGGCATTCCCCGCACGCAGTACCTCTTCGACGAGTCCGAACGGACGGTCACGCGGGCGGTGAGCGCAGACTCCATCCCGTACGGCGGGGACTCGCTCGTCACCGAAGAGCTGGAACCGAGGCGGGAAGGTTGTGCGCTCGCCTTCGGGGGCAGGGCTCCCACGCTCACCGATGCTCTCAACGTGTCCGGCGCGGAGGTAGGAAACCACGAGGCGTCCCGGGTAATCCCCCGGAGGAAGGCAGAGGAGGTCATCGAGTGGTACTGCCGGGAGGTCGCGAGGCACGCGGCAGCACACGATTTCCCGGTCGTCGCGGGATGCGGGTTCCTCGCGCCGTACCTCGTCCCCGAGATAGCCCGCATCCTGAAGAAACCCTGCGTCATCCCTCCCCATGCAGGCTGCGCGAACGCGATCGGCGTCGCGGTCTCGCGGGTGAGCCTCACCCTCCACGCCCACTTCGACGGCCTGCGCAAGAGGGTCGTCATGAACGGGGAGGTAAAGAGCACCGGGAAGGTCGGGGACGACGACGAGCTCGTCGCGCTCTGCACGGAGGAAGTGAGGCGGCGGGCACTCGCGGCGGGTGCCCACCCCCACGACGTCGACGACGTGAGGCTGCTTTACTGCGTTTCCTACGACGTCGTCAGGGGATCCTACAGGACGGCGCGCATCGCCGACGTCGCCGTCCAGATCGCGCCGGGAATCACCGCGGAGGCCCGATGA
- a CDS encoding propionyl-CoA synthetase, whose amino-acid sequence MYRRSLERPEEFWAEAAAGVSWWREWDRVLSWDGSHRVKWFSGAVLNTCYNALDRHVESGRADQPALVYDSPVTGKVCTFTYRELLDAVSRCAGGLRELGVRKGDRVVIYMLMIPESVIGMLACARIGSIHSVVFGGFAPRELATRIRDAAPKVLLIASCGIEVTRLIPYKPLIDEALLLAGTEVEKCVVVQRPECPAELIPGRDVEWAGFMDRAPPAGCVPVEATDPLYILYTSGTTGIPKGVVRDNGGHLVALLWSMRNIYGMRPGEVFWAASDVGWVVGHSYIVYGPLAYGCTSILYEGKSVGTPDAGAFWRVISQHGVAVLFCAPTALRAVKREDPAGEHVKKYDISSLRTLFLAGERCDPDTLAWAEKTLGVPAIDHWWQTETGWAIGANPFGIAPHPVKPGSCTRPMPGYDVRVLDDAGREVPAGTAGALVIAVPLPPGCLTTLWQKDEECYRTYFARFPGFYMTGDEGYVDGDGYLWIMGRMDDIINTAGHRLSTGAMEEVIASHPDVAECAVTGVADEVKGEVPLGFVVLKAGVDRDGDEIVGELVKMVRERIGPIASFKSAVIVRRLPKTRSGKVLRRVLKKIADGEPFEVPPTIEDPSVLGEVARSLSGIGYPRVRT is encoded by the coding sequence GTGTACAGGCGGTCGCTCGAGAGACCGGAAGAATTCTGGGCCGAGGCCGCGGCGGGTGTGAGCTGGTGGCGGGAATGGGACAGGGTCCTCTCGTGGGACGGGTCGCACCGCGTAAAGTGGTTCTCCGGGGCAGTCCTCAACACGTGCTACAATGCCCTCGACAGGCACGTGGAATCGGGGAGGGCTGACCAGCCCGCACTCGTCTACGACAGTCCCGTCACGGGGAAGGTCTGCACGTTCACGTACAGGGAACTGCTCGACGCCGTCTCCCGGTGTGCCGGGGGACTGCGGGAGTTAGGGGTCCGAAAGGGGGACAGGGTCGTCATCTACATGCTGATGATACCGGAGTCGGTCATCGGGATGCTCGCGTGCGCGAGGATAGGGTCGATCCACTCCGTCGTGTTCGGCGGATTCGCGCCGCGGGAACTGGCGACGCGGATCCGAGACGCGGCCCCAAAAGTCCTCCTCATCGCCTCCTGCGGCATAGAGGTGACGCGCCTCATCCCGTACAAGCCGCTCATCGACGAGGCCCTTCTGCTCGCGGGGACAGAAGTGGAAAAATGCGTCGTCGTCCAGAGGCCGGAGTGCCCTGCAGAGCTCATCCCGGGGAGGGACGTCGAGTGGGCCGGATTCATGGACAGGGCACCGCCGGCAGGATGCGTCCCGGTGGAGGCGACGGATCCCCTCTACATCCTCTACACCTCGGGGACGACGGGGATCCCGAAAGGGGTGGTGAGGGATAACGGCGGGCACCTCGTGGCCCTCCTCTGGAGCATGAGGAACATCTACGGGATGCGGCCCGGCGAGGTTTTCTGGGCCGCGTCGGACGTGGGCTGGGTCGTCGGGCATTCCTACATCGTTTACGGCCCGCTCGCCTACGGGTGCACGAGCATCCTCTACGAGGGCAAGTCGGTGGGGACGCCGGACGCCGGGGCGTTCTGGAGGGTGATCTCCCAGCACGGGGTCGCCGTCCTCTTCTGTGCGCCGACAGCCCTCCGCGCCGTAAAGCGCGAGGATCCCGCGGGGGAACACGTGAAGAAGTACGACATCTCGTCCCTCCGGACGCTCTTCCTCGCCGGGGAACGCTGCGACCCGGACACGCTCGCGTGGGCGGAAAAGACCCTCGGCGTCCCGGCGATCGACCACTGGTGGCAGACCGAGACCGGCTGGGCCATCGGGGCAAACCCCTTCGGGATCGCACCCCACCCCGTGAAACCGGGCTCGTGCACGAGACCGATGCCCGGGTACGACGTCAGGGTCCTCGACGACGCGGGGCGCGAGGTCCCCGCGGGCACGGCAGGGGCCCTCGTCATCGCAGTCCCGCTCCCACCGGGTTGCCTCACGACGCTCTGGCAGAAGGACGAGGAGTGCTACAGGACGTACTTCGCGAGGTTCCCCGGCTTCTACATGACCGGCGACGAGGGGTACGTGGACGGCGATGGTTACCTGTGGATCATGGGGAGGATGGATGACATCATCAACACGGCGGGCCACCGCCTCTCGACCGGCGCGATGGAGGAGGTGATCGCGTCACACCCGGACGTCGCGGAGTGCGCCGTGACCGGGGTCGCCGACGAGGTGAAGGGCGAGGTACCCCTCGGGTTCGTGGTCCTCAAGGCCGGTGTCGACCGCGACGGCGACGAGATCGTGGGGGAACTGGTCAAGATGGTCCGCGAGAGAATCGGTCCGATCGCGTCCTTCAAGTCGGCGGTCATCGTGCGGAGACTGCCGAAGACCCGGTCCGGGAAGGTCCTGCGCCGCGTCCTGAAGAAGATCGCGGACGGCGAGCCCTTCGAAGTCCCCCCGACCATAGAAGACCCTTCCGTTCTCGGCGAGGTCGCCCGCTCCCTCTCCGGGATAGGGTACCCCCGTGTCCGGACCTGA
- a CDS encoding manganese efflux pump MntP family protein: protein MDPHVVLALAVSLAIDCFAVSLSAGNRDREKRLRTGLVLGLCFGAFQSGMVLAGHLSASALIAVISRFDHWVAFGILSLIGVKMVAEGAKNGGESTFCDISPGTVVALSVATSLDALGVGFSLGFVSGGIVPVAVAAGVASFLFSLWGSLLGGRLAEKYGRRFEIVGGVVLAAIGTRILLEHLGIP, encoded by the coding sequence ATGGATCCCCACGTCGTCCTCGCCCTGGCAGTCTCCCTCGCGATCGACTGCTTCGCAGTCTCGCTCTCTGCCGGGAACAGGGACAGGGAGAAGAGGTTGCGGACCGGCCTCGTGCTGGGACTCTGCTTTGGCGCGTTCCAGAGCGGGATGGTGCTCGCCGGCCACCTCTCCGCATCTGCCCTAATCGCGGTGATCTCCCGGTTCGACCACTGGGTCGCATTCGGGATCCTCTCGCTCATCGGCGTGAAAATGGTCGCGGAGGGCGCGAAAAACGGCGGTGAGAGCACGTTCTGCGATATCTCTCCGGGAACCGTCGTTGCACTCTCGGTCGCGACGAGCCTCGATGCCCTCGGCGTGGGGTTCTCCCTCGGGTTCGTCTCCGGGGGGATCGTCCCGGTGGCAGTCGCCGCGGGGGTTGCGTCGTTCCTCTTCTCCCTATGGGGATCGCTCCTCGGCGGGAGACTCGCGGAAAAGTACGGCAGGAGATTCGAGATCGTGGGCGGGGTCGTGCTCGCGGCGATCGGGACGAGGATCCTCCTCGAACACCTCGGGATCCCCTGA
- a CDS encoding DUF5591 domain-containing protein gives MNVLCPPDPPFFLPEFEEAYRYIIATYRPPARDIAVFLPCALRKPYSTSPSHRTFRSAIASVLPPGSYHVVVFGTCGVVPEELERMYPFAHYRYMLGKCRDRRVLDAFLEIETYRLAGYLEKTRYTYKRRVAYCIGPFREAMRRASERTGIELDLLFPTDTTIRLNSNPERSLPAGSLSMPAYVDEFMEGLSRLAWHECTGREDVAARAWRPE, from the coding sequence GTGAATGTCCTGTGTCCCCCAGATCCGCCTTTCTTCCTCCCCGAGTTCGAGGAGGCGTACCGGTATATCATCGCCACCTACCGGCCGCCCGCAAGGGACATCGCGGTATTCCTCCCGTGTGCCCTGCGCAAGCCCTATAGCACCAGTCCCAGCCACCGCACCTTCAGGAGCGCGATCGCCTCGGTCCTCCCGCCCGGGTCATACCATGTCGTCGTCTTCGGGACGTGCGGTGTCGTCCCCGAGGAGCTCGAGCGGATGTACCCCTTCGCTCACTACCGCTACATGCTCGGGAAGTGCAGGGACAGGCGTGTCCTCGATGCGTTCCTCGAGATCGAGACGTACCGCCTCGCGGGGTACCTCGAAAAGACGAGGTACACCTACAAAAGACGGGTGGCCTACTGTATCGGACCTTTCCGGGAGGCGATGCGCAGGGCCTCAGAGAGGACCGGGATCGAGCTCGATCTCCTCTTCCCCACGGACACCACGATCCGGCTGAACAGCAATCCCGAGCGGTCGTTACCCGCGGGTTCGCTCTCCATGCCCGCGTACGTGGACGAGTTCATGGAGGGTCTCTCCCGCCTCGCGTGGCACGAATGCACAGGCCGGGAAGACGTCGCCGCGCGCGCGTGGAGGCCGGAGTGA
- a CDS encoding sodium:solute symporter family protein translates to MTELADLSIIVAYFFVLVGIGVYASKKIHTMNDYVLAGRSLGFWLFTMLMIGSVCSGMSLLGVSGLGYAYGWPTIWEQVFVPLSIAFCIIFLGVKIHRLGKKYGYLTIQDYFAHRYGSQKALRSLSAVAGIVVSLVYLAGQYTAVSIVLMWLLGIPHWLALIAGAFIVTIYTVIGGLYAVTWTTLIQGIILILGVVVMAPLVIAKAGGFWHVNEVLAAQNPDFVRLWVDSGLFTPAYIFSFSLLLMVGLACAPHVINNILAARDASFFRWTPLVAFCIYAAVMFLLKFAGFAGRVMVAEGLVTLPPVKNAGDFVFIYALQAANPSILVYGIFAVVVLAAVMSTTDRLMLTIGTYFSWDIYKNLARPNASDAEVILVSRVSVVAAAVLTLFAALDPPAMLVWLIWAGIGIMFATFAVPLLAGLYWRRATREGALASMALGLAASCTCGGLVYFKVVSLPVHFSLVGVGVSAVAMVTGSLLSPPPSPRVLDETGTGLSLRVE, encoded by the coding sequence GTGACCGAGCTTGCCGACCTCTCGATCATCGTCGCCTACTTCTTCGTCCTCGTGGGGATCGGGGTCTACGCGTCCAAGAAGATACACACGATGAACGACTACGTCCTCGCGGGCAGGTCACTGGGATTCTGGCTCTTCACGATGCTGATGATCGGTTCGGTCTGCAGCGGGATGTCGCTCCTTGGGGTCTCGGGCCTCGGGTACGCGTACGGGTGGCCGACGATCTGGGAACAGGTCTTCGTGCCACTCTCCATTGCCTTCTGCATCATCTTCCTCGGGGTAAAAATCCACAGGCTCGGAAAGAAATACGGGTACCTCACGATCCAGGATTACTTCGCGCACAGGTACGGGAGCCAGAAGGCACTGAGGTCGCTCTCGGCGGTCGCGGGAATCGTGGTCTCCCTCGTATACCTCGCGGGCCAGTACACGGCCGTGAGCATCGTCCTCATGTGGCTGCTGGGCATCCCCCACTGGCTCGCGCTCATCGCAGGCGCGTTCATCGTGACGATCTACACCGTCATCGGGGGATTGTACGCGGTCACGTGGACGACGCTCATCCAGGGGATCATCCTCATCCTCGGTGTCGTGGTCATGGCCCCCCTCGTGATCGCGAAGGCAGGGGGTTTCTGGCACGTAAACGAGGTGCTGGCGGCGCAGAACCCCGATTTCGTGCGGCTCTGGGTGGATTCGGGTCTCTTTACCCCCGCGTACATCTTCTCTTTCTCGCTCCTCCTGATGGTGGGACTCGCGTGTGCACCGCACGTGATAAACAACATCCTCGCCGCGAGGGACGCGTCGTTCTTCAGGTGGACACCCCTCGTTGCGTTCTGCATCTACGCTGCCGTGATGTTCCTCCTCAAGTTCGCGGGGTTCGCGGGGAGGGTGATGGTCGCCGAGGGACTCGTCACTCTCCCCCCCGTCAAGAACGCGGGGGATTTCGTTTTCATCTACGCGTTGCAGGCCGCAAACCCGAGCATCCTCGTGTACGGCATCTTCGCGGTCGTCGTGCTCGCGGCGGTGATGTCCACGACCGACCGGCTGATGCTCACGATCGGGACCTACTTCTCGTGGGACATCTACAAGAACCTCGCGAGGCCGAATGCATCCGACGCCGAGGTCATCCTCGTGAGCAGGGTATCCGTCGTGGCCGCCGCGGTGCTGACGCTCTTTGCAGCGCTCGATCCCCCCGCGATGCTCGTCTGGCTGATATGGGCGGGGATCGGGATCATGTTCGCGACATTCGCAGTCCCCCTCCTCGCCGGCCTCTACTGGCGGAGGGCGACGCGCGAGGGTGCCCTCGCGTCCATGGCCCTCGGCCTCGCAGCTTCATGCACCTGCGGGGGCCTCGTGTACTTCAAGGTCGTCTCGCTCCCCGTCCATTTCAGCCTGGTCGGCGTGGGCGTCTCCGCGGTCGCGATGGTCACCGGGAGCCTCCTCTCGCCGCCGCCCAGCCCCCGGGTCCTCGATGAGACGGGGACAGGGCTTTCGCTACGGGTGGAGTGA